Proteins from one Microbacterium hatanonis genomic window:
- a CDS encoding hemolysin family protein — MSGDLIFNIVLVLVFVLIGGVFAATEMALVTLRESQLNAIAARGKRGEKVASLARNPNRFLSAVQIGVTVAGFLSAAYGASSISPYLEPLLVAIGMTPEVADGVSTVVLTLVIAYFSLVLGELVPKRLAIQRNAQFSYAVAPVLNGFAVLMRPVIWLLSVSTNALVRLLGGDPDKNADEMTDDELRDIVSSHGGLPEDERRILDDVLSLRDRQISEVMRPRLEVIALDVAMTIADAVERVQHLPYSRYPITDSSIDDIIGFVHVRDLYDAASADPTRAVSEIAREISYLPASSRVLPTLTKMRAEELHIAVVVDEYGGTDGIVTLEDLVEEVVGEIFDEYDVEAAANPDDPAGGTFDGRLNLQDFEEASGVELERGTYDTLAGFIMDRLGRIPAVGDTVAVPDATLRVQQMERRRVAEVAVIRTGADPDDAEEAPVV; from the coding sequence GTGAGCGGCGACCTGATCTTCAACATCGTCCTGGTTCTGGTCTTCGTGCTCATCGGCGGCGTCTTCGCCGCCACCGAGATGGCGCTCGTCACCCTTCGCGAGAGCCAGCTCAACGCGATCGCCGCGCGCGGCAAGCGCGGCGAGAAGGTGGCCTCCCTCGCGCGCAACCCCAACCGCTTCCTCTCGGCCGTGCAGATCGGCGTCACCGTGGCCGGGTTCCTCTCGGCCGCCTACGGAGCATCGTCGATCTCGCCCTACCTCGAGCCGCTGCTCGTCGCGATCGGCATGACGCCCGAGGTCGCCGACGGCGTCTCGACGGTCGTGCTCACGCTTGTCATCGCCTACTTCTCGCTTGTGCTCGGCGAGCTGGTGCCCAAGCGTCTGGCGATCCAGCGCAACGCCCAGTTCTCCTACGCCGTGGCCCCCGTGCTCAACGGGTTCGCCGTGCTGATGCGCCCGGTGATCTGGCTGCTGTCGGTGTCGACGAACGCGCTTGTACGCCTCCTCGGCGGCGACCCCGACAAGAACGCCGACGAGATGACCGACGACGAGCTGCGCGACATCGTCTCGAGCCACGGCGGACTGCCCGAGGACGAGCGACGCATCCTCGACGACGTGCTGTCACTGCGCGATCGGCAGATCAGCGAGGTCATGCGCCCTCGCCTCGAGGTGATCGCCCTCGACGTCGCGATGACCATCGCCGACGCCGTCGAACGCGTGCAGCATCTCCCCTACTCCCGCTACCCGATCACCGATTCGTCGATCGACGACATCATCGGGTTCGTGCACGTCCGCGATCTCTACGACGCCGCGTCCGCCGACCCGACGCGCGCCGTGTCGGAGATCGCGCGCGAGATCAGCTACCTGCCGGCATCGTCGCGGGTGCTGCCGACGCTGACCAAGATGCGTGCCGAAGAGCTGCACATCGCCGTCGTCGTCGACGAATACGGCGGGACCGACGGGATCGTCACCCTCGAGGACCTCGTCGAGGAGGTCGTGGGCGAGATCTTCGACGAGTACGACGTCGAAGCAGCAGCCAACCCCGACGACCCCGCGGGTGGCACGTTCGACGGGCGCCTGAACCTGCAGGACTTCGAGGAGGCCTCGGGCGTCGAGCTCGAACGCGGAACCTACGACACCCTGGCGGGCTTCATCATGGATCGCCTGGGACGCATTCCGGCGGTCGGCGACACCGTCGCCGTGCCCGACGCGACCCTGCGCGTGCAGCAGATGGAGAGGCGCCGCGTCGCGGAGGTCGCCGTCATCCGCACGGGCGCAGACCCCGACGACGCCGAGGAGGCGCCGGTCGTCTGA
- a CDS encoding dehydrogenase, with protein sequence MPGKKRGRKASDLEFRNTALTDALQTQDMAAVAFALRHGPTVAPLIRVGALDDPLDAGDVWTYRDPNTGDVALLLFSDAAHKPETLPPDVALQSPAWLRAFLTAHENAITTVFLDIAGPHPLQSSPTDLLAALEA encoded by the coding sequence ATGCCCGGTAAGAAGCGCGGAAGAAAAGCCTCCGACCTGGAGTTCCGCAACACCGCCCTGACGGACGCACTGCAGACGCAGGACATGGCCGCCGTCGCGTTCGCGCTGCGGCACGGTCCGACCGTGGCGCCGCTCATCCGCGTGGGTGCGCTCGACGATCCTCTCGACGCGGGTGACGTGTGGACCTATCGCGACCCGAACACCGGCGACGTCGCTCTGCTGCTATTCAGCGATGCGGCGCACAAGCCCGAGACGCTGCCGCCCGATGTCGCGCTGCAGTCGCCCGCGTGGCTGCGGGCGTTCCTCACCGCTCACGAGAACGCGATCACGACCGTGTTCCTCGACATCGCCGGGCCGCACCCGCTGCAGTCGTCGCCGACCGATCTGCTGGCAGCGCTCGAGGCCTGA
- a CDS encoding amino-acid N-acetyltransferase, producing MSSYTVRPARTGDVRAIRDLLEPFVQRRILLGKDLVVLYEAVQEFVVAEDTDGRLIGCGALHVMWEDLAEVRTLIVADGWLHRGVGRLIVDALEDRATTLGVRRLFCLTFEVDFFERRGFAPIGEQVVDPDVYSQLIRSPDEGVAEFLDLAHVKPNTLGNTRMLKTLGA from the coding sequence ATGAGTTCGTACACCGTGCGTCCGGCTCGCACGGGCGACGTGCGAGCGATCCGCGACCTGCTCGAGCCGTTCGTGCAGCGGCGGATCCTCCTGGGCAAAGACCTCGTCGTGCTCTACGAGGCGGTGCAGGAGTTCGTCGTCGCCGAAGACACCGACGGACGGCTCATCGGATGCGGCGCGCTCCACGTGATGTGGGAAGACCTCGCCGAGGTGCGCACTCTGATCGTGGCCGATGGATGGCTGCACCGCGGCGTCGGCCGGCTGATCGTCGATGCGCTGGAGGACCGTGCGACCACTCTCGGCGTGCGACGTCTGTTCTGCCTCACGTTCGAGGTCGACTTCTTCGAACGACGAGGGTTCGCCCCCATCGGCGAGCAGGTTGTCGACCCCGACGTGTACTCGCAGCTCATCCGCAGTCCCGACGAGGGCGTCGCCGAGTTCCTCGACCTGGCGCATGTGAAGCCGAACACACTCGGCAACACGCGAATGCTGAAGACGCTCGGAGCCTAG
- a CDS encoding ATP-dependent Clp protease ATP-binding subunit: MFERFTDRARRVVVLAQEEAKMLNHNYIGTEHILLGLIHEGEGVAAKALESLGISLDAVREQVQDIIGQGQQQPTGHIPFTPRAKKVLELSLREALQLGHNYIGTEHILLGLIREGEGVAAQVLVKLGADLNKVRQQVIQLLSGYQGKEPAAVSGAANESGQAAQGGSAVLDQFGRNLTQSARDNKLDPVIGREKEIERVMQILSRRSKNNPVLIGEPGVGKTAVVEGLAIAIVKGDVPETLKDKQVYSLDLGSLIAGSRYRGDFEERLKKVTKEIRTRGDIIVFIDEIHTLVGAGAAEGAIDAASILKPLLARGELQTIGATTLDEYRKHFEKDAALERRFQPIQVAEPSLPHAINILKGLRDRYEAHHKVQITDGAIVAAANLADRYISDRFLPDKAIDLIDEAGARLRLSILSSPPELREFDEKIAKVRQDKEVASEEQDFEKAASLRDEEKSLLAERLRLEKQWRTGDVASHAIVDEGLIAEVLAQATGIPVFKLTEEESSRLVFMEKALHQRVVGQEEAISALAKTIRRQRAGLKDPKRPSGSFIFAGPTGVGKTELAKALAEFLFDDEGALISLDMSEYGEKHTVSRLFGAPPGFVGFEEGGQLTEKVRRKPFSVVLFDEIEKAHPDIFNSLLQILEEGRLTDGQGRVVDFKNTVIIMTTNLGSSAIAGGPVGFQVEGNAQTSYERMKGKVDEELKRHFKPEFLNRVDDVIVFPQLSKDELVQIVDLFTKRLADRLLDRDMTIELSQAAKEKLIEIGFDPTLGARPLRRAMQREVEDRLSEQILHGELNSGDHVKVELENGKFTFETTPRGDKVAVGVATGGEITATPDITATS, translated from the coding sequence ATGTTCGAGAGATTCACCGACCGTGCTCGTCGCGTGGTTGTGCTCGCCCAAGAAGAGGCGAAGATGCTCAACCACAACTACATCGGCACCGAGCACATCCTGCTCGGTCTCATCCATGAGGGTGAGGGAGTCGCCGCCAAGGCCCTCGAATCGCTCGGCATCTCGCTCGACGCGGTGCGCGAGCAGGTACAGGACATCATCGGCCAGGGTCAGCAGCAGCCGACCGGCCACATCCCCTTCACGCCGCGCGCGAAGAAGGTGCTCGAGCTGTCGCTGCGCGAAGCGCTGCAGCTGGGCCACAACTACATCGGCACCGAGCACATTCTGCTCGGGCTCATCCGCGAGGGTGAGGGAGTCGCCGCTCAGGTGCTCGTCAAGCTCGGCGCCGACCTGAACAAGGTGCGCCAGCAGGTCATCCAGCTGCTCTCCGGCTACCAGGGCAAGGAGCCCGCCGCCGTCAGCGGCGCAGCGAACGAGTCGGGGCAGGCCGCACAGGGCGGCTCCGCCGTGCTCGACCAGTTCGGCCGCAACCTCACTCAGAGCGCCCGCGACAACAAGCTCGACCCCGTGATCGGGCGCGAGAAGGAGATCGAGCGGGTCATGCAGATCCTCTCGCGTCGCTCGAAGAACAACCCCGTCCTCATCGGTGAGCCGGGCGTCGGCAAGACCGCCGTCGTCGAGGGTCTCGCGATCGCGATCGTCAAGGGCGATGTGCCCGAGACGCTCAAGGACAAGCAGGTCTACTCCCTCGACCTCGGATCGCTCATCGCCGGTTCCCGCTACCGCGGCGACTTCGAGGAGCGCCTGAAGAAGGTCACCAAGGAGATCCGCACCCGCGGCGACATCATCGTGTTCATCGACGAGATCCACACCCTCGTCGGAGCCGGTGCCGCCGAAGGCGCGATCGACGCCGCATCCATCCTGAAGCCGCTCCTCGCCCGCGGAGAGCTGCAGACGATCGGTGCCACCACGCTCGACGAGTACCGCAAGCACTTCGAGAAGGATGCTGCGCTCGAGCGCCGTTTCCAGCCGATCCAGGTCGCCGAGCCGAGCCTGCCCCACGCGATCAACATCCTGAAGGGGCTGCGCGACCGCTACGAGGCGCACCACAAGGTGCAGATCACCGACGGCGCGATCGTCGCCGCGGCGAACCTCGCCGACCGGTACATCTCCGACCGCTTCCTCCCCGACAAGGCCATCGACCTGATCGACGAGGCCGGCGCGCGCCTGCGCCTGTCGATCCTCTCGAGCCCCCCGGAGCTCCGCGAGTTCGACGAGAAGATCGCCAAGGTCCGCCAGGACAAGGAGGTCGCCTCCGAGGAGCAGGACTTCGAGAAGGCCGCGTCGCTGCGCGACGAGGAGAAATCGCTCCTCGCCGAGCGCCTGCGCCTCGAGAAGCAGTGGCGCACGGGCGACGTCGCGTCGCACGCTATCGTCGACGAGGGTCTGATCGCCGAGGTTCTCGCGCAGGCCACCGGCATCCCGGTCTTCAAGCTCACCGAGGAGGAGTCGAGCCGGCTCGTCTTCATGGAGAAGGCGCTGCACCAGCGCGTCGTCGGCCAGGAAGAGGCGATCTCGGCCCTCGCGAAGACGATCCGTCGTCAGCGCGCCGGCCTCAAGGACCCCAAGCGCCCCTCGGGCTCGTTCATCTTCGCCGGCCCGACCGGTGTCGGTAAGACCGAGCTGGCCAAGGCGCTCGCCGAGTTCCTCTTCGACGACGAGGGCGCGCTGATCTCGCTCGACATGTCGGAGTACGGCGAGAAGCACACCGTCTCGCGTCTGTTCGGCGCCCCTCCCGGGTTCGTCGGATTCGAAGAGGGCGGCCAGCTCACCGAGAAGGTGCGGCGCAAGCCGTTCTCGGTCGTGCTCTTCGACGAGATCGAGAAGGCGCACCCCGACATCTTTAACTCGCTGCTGCAGATCCTCGAAGAGGGTCGTCTGACCGATGGTCAGGGCCGCGTCGTCGACTTCAAGAACACGGTCATCATCATGACCACCAACCTCGGTTCGTCGGCCATCGCCGGCGGCCCGGTCGGGTTCCAGGTCGAGGGCAACGCGCAGACGAGCTACGAGCGCATGAAGGGCAAGGTCGACGAAGAGCTGAAGCGGCACTTCAAGCCCGAGTTCCTCAACCGCGTCGACGACGTCATCGTCTTCCCGCAGCTGTCGAAGGACGAACTGGTGCAGATCGTCGATCTGTTCACCAAGCGCCTCGCCGACCGTCTGCTCGACCGCGATATGACGATCGAGCTGTCGCAGGCCGCCAAGGAGAAGCTCATCGAGATCGGGTTCGACCCGACGCTCGGTGCACGCCCCCTCCGCCGGGCGATGCAGCGCGAGGTGGAGGACCGCCTCAGCGAGCAGATCCTGCACGGCGAGCTGAACTCGGGAGACCACGTCAAGGTCGAGCTCGAGAACGGCAAGTTCACGTTCGAGACGACGCCTCGCGGCGACAAGGTGGCCGTCGGTGTGGCCACCGGCGGCGAGATCACCGCGACGCCCGACATCACGGCGACGAGCTGA
- a CDS encoding helix-turn-helix domain-containing protein encodes MSPAADDEGPTGIHCRLDELLAARGMTLTRLSEIVGVSVVNLSVLKNDRARAIRYSTLSAVCRALECEPGDLLVLARD; translated from the coding sequence ATGAGCCCCGCGGCAGACGACGAGGGCCCCACTGGAATCCACTGCCGGCTGGACGAGCTGCTCGCCGCCCGCGGCATGACCCTCACGCGCCTCAGCGAGATCGTCGGGGTGAGTGTCGTGAACCTCTCCGTCCTGAAGAACGACCGCGCCCGCGCGATCCGCTACTCGACCCTCTCGGCCGTGTGCCGCGCCCTGGAGTGCGAGCCCGGCGACCTCCTGGTGCTCGCGCGCGACTGA